Genomic window (Vibrio pomeroyi):
GCCATTGAGTGACACACACCTAGGAATGCGTTCGCAAATGCTACACCAGCGATAGTTGCTGCGTTGTGTACTTTCTCACGAGCGATTGGGTCAGCCGCACCATTTTTGTAGCTTGATGGTAGGTATTCTTTAAGCATCTTAAGAGCTTGAAGAGCTTGACCGTCTGAGTATTCGTTCGCTAGAACAGATACGTAAGCTTCAAGAGCGTGAGTTACTGCATCGTAACCACCGAACGCTGTTAGAGACTTAGGCATGTTCATTACTAGGTTCGCATCAACGATAGCCATGTTTGGCGTGATTTCGTAGTCAGCTAGTGGGTACTTAGCACCAGTCTTGTCGTCTGTAACAACAGCGAATGGAGTAACCTCTGAACCAGTACCTGAAGTTGTAGTGATACATACAAGCTCAGCTTTTTGACCCATTTTAGGGAACTTGTAGATACGTTTACGGATATCCATAAAGCGCATTGCTAGTTCTTCGAAGTGAGTTTCTGGGTGCTCGTACATAACCCACATGATCTTAGCAGCATCCATTGGAGAACCGCCACCTAGAGCAAGGATTACGTCAGGTTGGAAGCTCTTCATTGCTTCAGCGCCTTTCTCAACAACAGATAGCGTTGGATCCGCTTCTACGTCGAAGAAAGTTTGAACTTCGATGCCTTGTGCTTTAAGCAGGCTAACTACGTCATCAGCGTAACCGTTGTTGAATAGGAAACGGTCAGTTACTAGGAATGCGCGTTTCTTACCTTCTAGGTCGCTCATTGCGATTGGAAGGCTACCACGACGGAAGTAGATAGACTTAGGTAGTTTGTGCCACAACATGTTTTCAGCTCGCTTCGCTACAGTTTTCTTGTTGATAAGGTGCTTAGGACCTACGTTCTCAGAGATAGAGTTACCACCCCATGAACCACAACCTAGAGTTAGAGAAGGTGCAACGTTGAAGTTGTACAGGTCACCGATACCACCGTGAGTAGTAGGGATGTTGATTAGGATACGAGCAGTCTTCATCTTGTCACCGAAGTAACGGATGCGGTCTGCGTTAGTATCTTGGTTAGTGTAAAGACCAGATGTGTGACCGATACCACCGATTTCAACCATAGTAACCGCTTGAGCAACAGCGTCTTCGAAGTCGTCTGCGCGGAATAGACCTAGAGTTGGAGATAGTTTCTCGTGAGCGAACTCGTCATCGTAAGAAACTTTACCAAGACCTTCACCTACAAGTACTTTTGTATCAGCAGGAACTTTAACACCAGCCATTTCAGCGATTGCTGGAGCAGGTTGACCTACGATTTTAGCGTTTAGGTTGCCGTCGATAAGAAGCACTTTACGTACTTTATCAGCGTCAGCTTTAGATAGAACGTGAGCTTTGTGAGAAGCGAAACGCTCTTTAACTTCTTCGTATACATCGCTAACAACGATTGCAGCTTGCTCAGAAGCACATACAACGCCGTTATCGAATGTTTTAGACATTAGGATAGATGCTACAGCACGTTTGATGTCAGCTGTTTCATCGATAACTACAGGAACGTTACCAGCACCAACACCGATAGCAGGCTTACCAGAAGAGTATGCTGCTTTAACCATGCCTGGACCACCAGTAGCAAGGATAAGTGCGATACCGTCGTGCTTCATAAGCGCGTTAGAAAGCTCTACAGATGGTTGGTCGATCCAACCGATGATGTCTTTTGGAGCACCAGCTGCAACAGCTGCGTCTAGAACCAGTTTCGCTGCGTCGTTAGTTGAGTTCTTTGCACGTGGGTGTGGCGAGAAGATGATGCCGTTACGTGTCTTAAGAGAGATTAGAGATTTGAAGATTGCTGTAGAAGTAGGGTTCGTTGTTGGAACGATACCACAGATGATACCTACAGGCTCAGCGATAGTCATTGTGCCTAGGTTGTCATCTTCTTCTAAGATGCCACATGTTTTTTCGTCTTTGTATTTGTTGTAGATAAATTCAGATGCAAAGTGGTTTTTGATAACCTTATCTTCAACAATACCCATTCCAGATTCAGCAACTGCTTGTTGTGCAAGTGGAATACGAGCGTGGTTAGCAGCAAGAGAAGCTGCGCGGAAGATTGCGTCTACTTTCTCTTGAGAGAATGTTGCAAACTCTTCTTGTGCTGCTTTAACGCGAGCTACTAGAGCATCAAGTTCCGCTAAGTTAGTTACAGGCATGGTGGATCTCCTAAAATAATAAATATTAAAAACTTTTTATTAAATTCGCTGCTTGCCGTTAACCTTAAACACCAGCGTTCTTAGTAAATTGCTTTCAGGGCTGAGTATATTATTTCACAGTGTGAAAAAAATTGACCCAGATCAGTTACCCAAAAAGAATTAACCAGAAAGTAGTAAGGCAATCGCAAAAATGAACCTAAGGTTATGATTTATATAGATTAATATCACACTTTTCGTTCGTGCAAAAAACAAGCAAACAGACAATTTTTTTCTACATTGCGTCATAAACTGTAAAAAAGTTTCATTTTTAGTCAGCTCACTTACATGTATACGGCCAAAACTGTGCTACTGAGAGTATATCCATACCGTTGCAACGAGCTAGAAACTGTCATAATTTTTATTAAAAGCGTGCGTGAGATAACATTTAGTTCAAATTGCGTTACAACGCGAAACACGAGAAAACACTTTGTAACACTGACATTACACATCTCACACTCAATTAGTTTTTCTAAAAAATAGCCCCTTCTTCAAGTTAGTTTTTTTCATTCGCTCTCATTGAATTTGTCCCTTACATTACGCACTCTGACAAAGGTCAGATCAAACCCACTATCCTACTTAACGTTACTGGAGATCGCTCTCATGCAAGGTTTAGAACTCGCAATCTTTATGCAATTCTTCCTTGGGCTTGTTGCAGCCGTAAACCCAATCGGCATCATGCCTGTTTTTGTTTCTTTAACTGCTCATATGCCACCAGAAGAGCGAAACAGGACAGCCTTACAAGCCAACATTGCTGTTGCCGTTATCTTGATTGTCTCGCTTGTTGCAGGGCAAATGCTTCTTGATATGTTTAGCATCTCGTTGGATTCATTCCGCGTTGCAGGCGGTTTACTGTTGTTGAGTATCGCATTTTCGATGATGAGCGGTAAGCTCGGTGAAGATAAGCAGAACAAACAAGAGAAATCGGAATACATCAGTAAAGAGCAGATCGGCGTGGTTCCACTGGCTATGCCTCTAATGGCGGGTCCCGGTGCAATCAGCTCGACGATTGTTTACGGTTCTCGCTACCCTGCTGCTATTGATACGGTAGGCATCGGCATTAGCATTATTGCTTTCGCAACTTGTTCTTGGCTTTTATTCCGTTCAGCGCCAGTTATCGTTCGCTTCCTAGGTCAAACCGGCATCAACGTTATTACACGTATCATGGGCTTGATCCTGGGTGCGCTAGGCATCGAGTTCATCGCCAACGGCTTACGTAACCTATTCCCAGGGTTAGCATAACGTTTAGCGGAATTGGCTCGTGTATTGCGGGCAATCAAGATTGATATATAGATGAGGCGAGTAAAGCGATTGGGCTTTCACTCGCCTCGTTATTATGAAGCTTGTATAATGACTGTTAATACATTTAACAGAAGATGAACCTCTCCTTATGTCACGTAAGCCACTTAAGCATCATTTGTACGTCATTATCTTTGGCACTCACACTCCAGCCGGACGCGCATTTGATATTTCACTGATCGTTGCAATCTTGGCTTCGCTGTTGGTGCTTATCTTAGAGTCTATCCCTAATGTGATGACCGAGTGGTCACAACAGTTGCGTTACATTGAATACAGCTTTACTGCCCTCTTTACGCTTGAGTATCTGTTGAGGCTCTATTGCTCTCCAAAACCAAAATCTTATGCCACCAGCTTTTATGGTGTCGTTGACCTGTTAGCGATTCTCCCAACTTACCTAGCGATCATTTTCCCGGGTGCTTCATTTATGGGTGTGGTGAGACTGCTTCGTGTGATGCGTATCTTCCGTATCCTAAAATTGGTTCGCTACCTACAAGATTCCAACATATTGCTGCGCTCATTATTGATGGCGAGACGAAAGATTCTGATCTTCTTCAGCACAGTGGGCATCTTGGTTGTTATCTTTGGTGCTTTGATCTTTATTATAGAAGGCCCTGATAATGGCTTCACCAGTATTCCTCACAGTATCTACTGGGCAATCGTGACCATCACAACCGTGGGTTACGGTGACATGGTGCCGCAAACCGCATTAGGTAAAGCTATCGCATCTCTGACTATGCTCTTGGGTTACTCAATCTTAGCCGTGCCGACCGGGATTATTACCGCAGAACTCAGTAATGAAATGAACTCGCACAAAGAGTTGGTCAAATGCCCAAACTGCAACCGTTCAGGCCACGATTCTGATGCCATCTATTGTAAACACTGTGCCAGTGAATTGGCCGATCCCGACAAACGAGTCGTTACTGAAGAGAAAGAATAGATACCCATAAAAAAGAGCTCCTAAGAGCTCTTTTTTGTTTTCTTAACTACCAAACTAAAGCAACTAACAACCGTCGGTAAACACTTCGACTTTATAATCATCATTCGCTTCCATTGCAGCCGTATACTTTACATAACACTGCGTTTTCTCGATCGCGCTGTTGAAATCATTTGGAAGAACATCCGACAAATATTCCGATCGAGTAATCAGCCATAAGTCAGGGTCACTTACAGGACCATTATTATGCGCAGCCCACGTCCACTCTGTAGTTAGGTCATGAAACCCAGAATCAATCGCTAAAAAGTTTTCCATTCCCCCTTTCTCAACTGCGGGGTAACCAAACTTCACACGCCCGTAGTCAGGGATCAGATAAGACTCTTGAGCTTCCATACCCTCAACAGCGGCTTTTTCGAATGCCAAATCAGAGGCTGTGTGAACCGATGCTCCCAACCCTTCCATAACCGAAGCCCTAGCATCATGTTGTATGTTTAAAAACTTAGGCGCTGCGACAACCGCTAAAACACCAATAATGACGATAACAACAACTAACTCGATCAGAGTAAAACCTTTGAGGTTTGCTTTCATTTTCTAGCTCCAACTTTAAGACGCACGAAATGTAAGGTTTTAAAGTCAGACCTCTGTCATCAGATACAAAAAAAGCGCCCTAAGGCGCTTCTTCTTTAATTATTCTCAGAAATGAGGCAGTTACGCTTTCTCAGCAAGAATAATACGTAATGTACGACGTAGTGGTTCTGCAGCACCCCAAAGCAGTTGGTCACCAACTGTGAATGCGTTTAGGAAGTCGTTACCCATAGACATCTTACGTAGGCGACCTACTGGTACAGACATCGTGCCTGTTACTTTAGCCGGAGTCAGTTCTTGCGCAGTGATATCACGATCGTTCGGAATCACTTTAACCCAATCGTTGTGCGTCGCGATGATCTCTTCGATTTCGTCCATTGGAACGTCTTGCTTAAGCTTGATCGTTAGTGCTTGAGCGTGACAACGCATTGCACCGATACGTACACAAGTACCATCGATAGGGATTGGCTGACCATCTAGACCAAGAATCTTGTTCGCTTCAACGCCCGCTTTCCATTCTTCTTTGCTTTGCCCGTTTTCACGCTTCACATCGATCCAAGGAATCAATGAGCCAGCAAGAGGAGCACCAAATTGGTCTGTTGGGAATGAAGATGAACGAATCGTATCCGCAACCTTCTTATCAATATCAAGAATCGAGCTTGATGGGTTTGCTAGTTCAGAGCTTACGCTATCGTTGATCACACCCATTTGTGAGATAAGCTCACGCATGTTTTTAGCGCCAGCGCCCGATGCCGCTTGGTAAGTCATCGCACTCATCCACTCGACCATGCCTTTTTCATATAGGCCACCTAGTGCCATAAGCATCAAGCTCACTGTACAGTTACCGCCAACGAAAGTGTTGGTGCCGCTGTGAATGCCTTGTTGGATTTGAGCCAAGTTAACAGGATCAAGAGTGATGATTGAATCAGCGTCCATACGCAGAGTAGAAGCTGCATCAATCCAGTAACCTTTCCAACCTGCTTGACGCAGCGCTGGGTATACTTTTGATGTGTAATCGCCACCTTGACAGGTAATCACGGCATCTAGCTGTTTTAGGCTATCAATATCAAAAGCGTCTTGAAGTAGACCAGCATCTTTACCGCCTAGAACAGGGGCAGGAATACCAATCTGAGATGTGCTGTAATAAACAGGCTCAATCAGGTCGAAGTCTTTCTCTTCAACCATACGTTGCATCAGTACAGAACCAACCATACCGCGCCAACCAACTAGACCTACTCTCATCGCTCACTCTCCATGTATAAAATTAAAAATTGCTCTCCCCCATCTATAAGTTTTTCAGAAACAGAACTCAAGCGCTTTTTGTCAAAAAGTGTAACTTTTTCGTTTCTTTTAAGTGAACGTAATGAATCGTGCAGTTATCCCTGTATCGACGCTCAATATCCTCATCACCCATAAAGATCTCAATATCGGCAAATTCAAACATTTGCACGGTAGAAATCGTTGAAATTCAGCCTGATCACAAACAGTAATTCCCTCTTTTAAACCAAGGTTACTCAGCATTATATTTTACAAAACGAAAACAACGTGCGACAGAAATCAACATGTAACAATCATGAATTTAACAATATTTTAGATTATGAAACCACAATTGATTGAGTTAACAGTCAAATATCACAACTTAGACGTATTTTTTCGATATAATAAACTAATTACTGTAGTGTCCGTTTCGTACCACACACTATAACGAAGCACTATAAATGCTCGAAATCACAAGAGGCTTTTATGAAGCAGAGTAAAACTCGCCTACCGAACCTATTACAGGTATTCATCGCGTTAGGACTATTTCTATCCCTTGCTTTTTCCTTTACTGCAAAGTTTGACCTTCCAATCCAACTTGCCTTGTATATTGGCTGGTTCATTATCATGGTTCTTGGTGTTCGTCTTGGTCATCAATACAAAGACTTAGAAAAAGCAGCACTCAAAGGAATATCTAATGGCTTAGGCGCAGTTTTAATACTTTTAGCCGTTGGCGCTCTTGTTGGTACCTGGATCTCAGGCGGGATCGTACCGACCATCATTTACTATGGTCTCAAAGCTATCCACCCTTCTATCTTCCTTTTAGCGACCATGATCATCTGTTCTCTAACTGCATTGGCTACCGGTACTTCTTGGGGTGCAGCAGGTACAGCGGGTATTGCGATGATGGGTATTGGCCAAGGCCTTGGTGTTCCAGCGCCAATCACGGCAGGTGCGGTACTTTCTGGTTGTTACTTCGGTGACAAGATGTCTCCGCTATCTGATTCCGTGATTCTTGCTTCTTCAATGTCGAATGTTGAAGTGGTTGAACACATTAAGGGTATGTTGCCAGTTGCGTTAATCAGCTACGTAATTACGGGCATCATGTTTACTGCGTTTGGCTTCCACTACGCGGGCAACGTTGATATGAGCCAAGTAGAGTCTGTAATCAAAGCAATGGAAGTACAGTTCTACATCACACCTTATTCATTCGTGCCAGTGTTGATCGTGCTTGGCCTACTGGCTTTCCGCATGCCTTCATTCCCAGTGATCAGCTTCGGTTCTCTGCTAGGTATTATCTGGGCAGTGATGATCCAAGAGATCGACTTCCTAACGGCATTCAACACGGCTTGGGCACCGTTCTCAATCTCTTCTGGTGTCGAGTTCATTGATTCAATTCTTAACCGTGGCGGCATGTCTTCAATGCTAGGTTCGGTTGCGGTTATTGTGTTTGGTTTAGGTTTTGGTGGCTTACTAGATAAAGTCGGCGTGCTAGAGACTATCGCTAAGGTATTCGAGCGCCGCGTAAACAGCGCAGGCTCACTAGCAACCAGCACTATTGGTACAGCGTTCATGGGTAACGTGTTCGGTTCAGCAATGTACGTATCGCTTATCCTTACGCCAAAAATCTGTGCGAAGAACTACGACCGTTTAGGCTACAAACGTAAGAACCTGTCTCGTAACGCTGAGTTTGGCGGCACGCTAACATCAGGTATGGTGCCTTGGAGTGATAACGGTATATACATGGCAAGTATTCTTGGCGTTGCGACGCTGTCTTATGCTCCGTTCATGTGGTTAAGCTTCATCTGTATCATCGTAACTATCGTAACGTCTTACATGGGCTGGTTCGTTGATAAGTGTGAACCAACGGCGCCAGCACTTGAAACTGAAGAAGCAGCAGAGCTGACTAAGCAACAAGCCTAGTACTTCATCGTTTAGGGCGTTAGAACGTAAAACAAAACGTTAATGGTATAAATGCAAAAAGAGCGCTCTAGGCGCTCTTTTTTTATCTGCTGATTTACTTATTTGCTGGCGGTTCGTTTACCCAACCAATAACCGATACCTAACGGGGCAAAGAACACCACTAAGATAAACAAGATGAAGTAGATAATCACACCTTTGATTAGCTCCATCAGCTTATCAATCGCAAGCACGACCACCTCTTGAGAGACACGATCTAAATCTTTGGTGAACAGTTCTCTTTCTGATGTCACGATACCAGCAATCTCGATACGCTCTTTCTCAATCATCTGAACCAGAGCTTCTCTCTCACGCGTCACCATTTTTTCCAGTGCTACACGCTCATCACTCAGCATTGCTAACTTTTGGTCTGTTTTATCGCTGAGGTCGTTTAACAGAGGCTGCATTTCTGTCGACATAATAGAAGCCAGTGTTTGCATGTACTCTGGGTTGTTCTCAATGAAATCCTGCATGCTTGCTGACGTTTGACGAAGGCTTTCCAGTGTCATCGACAAGTCTTCACCCGTGAGTGAGCTGTTCATTGCAACCAACTCGGCTTTCCAGGTCATCAATTTTGGCGTTTGGTCAGCCATTAAGCTTAAGCGGTCTGATGCATCGCTCATGGCTTCTGGCATAGTACCTAGGCTCTGAACGATTTGAGATTCGTCTTTACCCAGATAAGCCAACCATTCGCGATAAGCAGGCGTGCTTCTGAAGGTGAGATCTTTAAACTGGTTACTCGCGGCAAACTCTGTAACGAATGCTTTGCTCTTCTTGAAATCACTCGAGCTCAATACGCCCTTTGCTAGCTTCTCAGCTTCTTGGTCAAGAAAACGCGCAGTTTCAACCGCATCATCGGTCACGAACAAATCTGCGCCCTCGCCTTGAGCGTAAAACTGATTCATTTGCGCAGTGAACACCCATGAGTCAATTAAGGCTGACATAGGAGAAGTTTGGTAAGCCGCTTGTTGTAAGCCCTGCTCTGCGTGGATCTTCCAAAGCAACACATAAGATTGATGTAAGGTGTCATCAGCCGGGTAAGATTGTGCGATTACATCTGCTGAGTCTTCTACTCGTGTGAAAAACATCTTGGCGTATTCACGCGTCATGAGGCGAGCATTCAGCTCTTGTTGAGTGAGAGGCGTCGTCTGACTATCTAACTTAACTTCTAAGAGAGAACAACCACTTAGCACAATGCTAAGCACCAACACCATCCAACTTCGACTCGAAACTCGTAACATATAAAACTCTGACAAAGACTAAGGGCGCGGATTGTATGAGCACTTCGTCAGAGTATTGTCAAAATTCCTACAAAAGTTAACGTTGATTATCTAAATATGCATGAGCTGAATCTACCGAGGCTTTTATTGCCTGCTCGAGCTCAGTTAAATCATGTTCACTGATGGCTCTTGCTTGCTTCATCGTCATTTCGATACTCGCCGCAATGATCGCCAATCGAGACGCTTTGATGCTACCCGCCACGCCTTTCAGGCTATGCACAACACGAGCAGCGGAGGTCTCATCTTTGGTCAGTAGCGATTTAAACTTCTCATAATCGTCAGCGTGATCTTGTACAAAGACGCCAAGCAACAATTCCACAGATTCCGCGTCACCATCGAGTGTTTCTAGCATGTCTTCAATATCAATCGCAGGTTTTGAATCCGTGACACTGGCGACGTGTTTCTCTACTACTGGCGTATCTTCAATAATTTGTTGAATAGCAGACTGACTCGCCACACTAGAACTCGGTTGTGATTGAAAATCGGAATGTTGGCTGCCTGCAACAGGAGAAGCGTTATCTGCTGGCTTTACTGAGGAAACTACACTGTGACTATGATTCGATTCATGAGATACACTGTCTTTTTCGCGAGCAACATTTCCAGAAGCGGCTTCTCCTAGCTCAACCTCTGCATGAGAAGTTCGGGAAGCACTTGGCTTACTTGGTTCGATTTCAGGCTCAGGAATGAATTCTTCGCCTGTTTCTTTAGTCAATTTTTTTGCACTAGCGCCCCACAAAACCAGCGCTATCATCGCCACTAAGCTTAAACCAAGCATCACCAATAATAGGTTAAATTGACGATCGTGAAACTCAGCTTCAAGCTTGATGATCTGCTCGTTGACTGAGTTCTTCTTAATTTTATCAACCAGATAGTTAAGCTGAGCGTAATCACTCAACAATGCAGATGCATCTGCTAGCAACTGTTGAATAGCATCTTGCTCTTCGGTTTCTAATGCATACGACTTATCAAGAATAGAATCAAAGGCGCGATAAGTGGCAGACGAGCTTTGATTATCAGAATACATGGCTTCGAAAACCACCACTCCGAATTCATTCAGTAGCGGTTTTAGCTTAGGAGAAAGTTCAGTATCGGCACGCAAGAGCTTGATGTTGTCGACAATGTCTTGAACCTGACTTTCTATTGGGATGAACTCATCAAATTTTTCTAGGAATTGGTCTGCGACATAAAGCAGTTGATTCACATCAGGACGAAAGAAAGCGTGTTGGAAATCAGATTCAATCTGCAGCCTGATCGAGTAAACCAGCTGAGCATCAAGTGCGAGGTCATTGATTCGAGATACACGCAATGGCTCCGAGAAATAAAGCGATTGCCTTAGTTCATTAACGCGAATACCGAGTTCTTCAATTTGAGCAAGAGAATGTGTGTAGGAACGACTTAGATTGAGAAGTGCTAATGAAGGCAGTAGCCACAGAGCCAAGAGCACAACCAAGAAAGTGGCTGGTTTTTTAAAGCGATTGGGCTTTGCTACTGATTGTTCCATCTATATTCCTTGTGCGTATTTGCTGTCAGCCATTATCGTTAGCTAAAAGACTCAGCACAAAACAAGCGACAACATCCTGCTGCCGCTTCTACCCGTTAACTTCGGACTATGACTTATTGCGAGTCAGCTGGTCACGTAAGTTCGGTGGTGTGCCTTTAATTGTTAGCGTGTCTGTCTCCGGATCGTAGAAGATACGCTCGCCTAGAAGCAGACTATCAAAACTAACATTCAAACCGCCACCAGCACCAACAAATTTTGTTAGTTTACGCATAGTTGCACGATCGGCTGGGAAGCTGTCTTCTAACTCATAACCTTGCTCACTAGTATAGTCAAAGAAACTTGTGCCATCTGTGCTTGCTGGTAACTCTCCAGAAAGTTCACGAACTTGCACTTCATCGCCCGCTTTAAGCTGCTCGTTACAGTAATCCGCAACCTGCTTTTTGTAGCTGATCGCTTCTTCTTTTTCTAATTTAGAGTCAGAAACGAAATCTTCTACCGCTTGCATCAGTACTTGGTTTTGCTGTTTCGCATCCAGACCCACTTCAGCTTGTAAGAAATCTAAGAAGAAATCCGCGACTTTACGGCCAACACGTCCTTTAATGTAAGTTAAATAACGGTTTGACTCTTTATCAGTCTCATAAGTAGAAAGGTCTAGGCGAGCCGCGATATCCATTTTTGAGATATCAAGGTAATCCGTCGCACTAATATCTAGCCCTTCAGTTACCTTTAGGCTTTGGTTTGAAGGCAGCAAACCAATGAATAGATAATCTGTTGCAAGTGACTGATATTCAGCCATTACCAAGATACCTTCGTCAGCAAATGGGTATTTTGAAAGCTCATCTTTTAGACGTTGCGCACTCTTTTGAGAAAAATCGTAAAAGTTTGTCTCACCAGCACGAAGTTGGTGCAACCACTGCTGAAATTCGCTGTCAGATTTGAAAGAACCAAACCCTTTGCCTGCTTTTGAGTTAAAAACACGGTGAAGTTCAGCAACCAGACTTTCAGATGAAGCATCGTTTTCTAGAGATTCAGCACGATAGTTAACAATCAGTTCATCCTGATCGTTCTTGCTCAGCTGGTGTAAAATTACGTTGGAAAGGTGAAGGCTCATAGTGAAAATATTACCGTTCAGGTTTCAGTTGTCGTGCATAGTAGGTTATCATAAGCCGCTTTTACTATCATTATTAGAGTCCTTATGCCGATTATATCTAAATACACAGATGATCAAGTTGAAAAAATCCTAGCTGAAGTAGGTGCTGTACTATCTAAGCACAAAGCTTCACCAGAACTTTCACTGATGATCGCTGGAAATATCGCAACCAATGTCTTAAATCAGAATGTTGCTGCTTCACAACGCAAAGGAATTGCTGAAAAATTTGCCGAGGCTTTAATTTCTTCTCTTGAAGATAAAAAGTCTCACTAAATTTGATTGACGGATAAAAGAATTATAAATGGTAGACAGCGCAAACTCATATAGCGATCGTGTATCTCGACTGGTTGGTTGGGGTCACTGGTTTGCATTTTTCAACATCATTGCTGCGATGTTGATTGGTACTCGTTATATTACTCAATCTGCTTGGCCAGAAACCTTGCTAGGTCAATTCTATTTGGCTGCATCGTGGGTTGGTCATTTTGGCTTTTTAGTGTTCGCGCTCTATCTATTAGTGCTGTTCCCGCTCACTTTTATTCTTCCGTCGAGGAAGTTATTACGTTTGGTTGCGGTTTGTTTTGCGACCATAGGTTTAACTGTCCTACTGATTGATACCCAAACGTATCAAAATATAAACCTCCACCTGACGCCTGTTGTGTGGGAGGTTTTATTCAGTGGAGAGGAATCTGCATTCACGTCTGATTTGCAGCACCTCTTCATTGTTATGCCGCTCATCTTCTTGCTACAGCTTGGCTTATCTGAATGGGTTTGGCGTAAGCAGCGTAAACTGTCTCATAAACACATTGGCCGTCCAATTACTGCCGTATTCTTCTTGTGTTTCATCAGCAGCCACCTGACCTACATGTGGGCTGATGCGTATTTCTATAACCCAATTACTAGCCAGAAAGCGAACTTCCCACTGTCTTATCCAATGACAGCGAAAAGCTTTATGGAAAAACATGGTCTATTAGACCGTGAAGAATATCTAGAACGTTTGGAAGCGAACAAAGGCAATGTAAACCTCGTTAGCTACCCACTAGAAGAAATTCAGTACAACCGTCGTAGTGATGATCTGAACATCCTGATGGTGAGTGTGAACAACCTTCGCTCTGACGCACTGA
Coding sequences:
- the adhE gene encoding bifunctional acetaldehyde-CoA/alcohol dehydrogenase — protein: MPVTNLAELDALVARVKAAQEEFATFSQEKVDAIFRAASLAANHARIPLAQQAVAESGMGIVEDKVIKNHFASEFIYNKYKDEKTCGILEEDDNLGTMTIAEPVGIICGIVPTTNPTSTAIFKSLISLKTRNGIIFSPHPRAKNSTNDAAKLVLDAAVAAGAPKDIIGWIDQPSVELSNALMKHDGIALILATGGPGMVKAAYSSGKPAIGVGAGNVPVVIDETADIKRAVASILMSKTFDNGVVCASEQAAIVVSDVYEEVKERFASHKAHVLSKADADKVRKVLLIDGNLNAKIVGQPAPAIAEMAGVKVPADTKVLVGEGLGKVSYDDEFAHEKLSPTLGLFRADDFEDAVAQAVTMVEIGGIGHTSGLYTNQDTNADRIRYFGDKMKTARILINIPTTHGGIGDLYNFNVAPSLTLGCGSWGGNSISENVGPKHLINKKTVAKRAENMLWHKLPKSIYFRRGSLPIAMSDLEGKKRAFLVTDRFLFNNGYADDVVSLLKAQGIEVQTFFDVEADPTLSVVEKGAEAMKSFQPDVILALGGGSPMDAAKIMWVMYEHPETHFEELAMRFMDIRKRIYKFPKMGQKAELVCITTTSGTGSEVTPFAVVTDDKTGAKYPLADYEITPNMAIVDANLVMNMPKSLTAFGGYDAVTHALEAYVSVLANEYSDGQALQALKMLKEYLPSSYKNGAADPIAREKVHNAATIAGVAFANAFLGVCHSMAHKIGAEFHLPHGLANALLISNVVRYNANDNPTKQTAFSQYDRPQARRRYAEVADHLGLSQAGDRTAQKIERLLTWLEELKKDLDIPLSIQAAGVNESDFVAKLDELAVEAFDDQCTGANPRYPLITELKEVLTTSYYGEAYVEGETFEGTTVILKKADQKPAEAKAPKAKKEKANA
- the nhaC gene encoding Na+/H+ antiporter NhaC, which codes for MKQSKTRLPNLLQVFIALGLFLSLAFSFTAKFDLPIQLALYIGWFIIMVLGVRLGHQYKDLEKAALKGISNGLGAVLILLAVGALVGTWISGGIVPTIIYYGLKAIHPSIFLLATMIICSLTALATGTSWGAAGTAGIAMMGIGQGLGVPAPITAGAVLSGCYFGDKMSPLSDSVILASSMSNVEVVEHIKGMLPVALISYVITGIMFTAFGFHYAGNVDMSQVESVIKAMEVQFYITPYSFVPVLIVLGLLAFRMPSFPVISFGSLLGIIWAVMIQEIDFLTAFNTAWAPFSISSGVEFIDSILNRGGMSSMLGSVAVIVFGLGFGGLLDKVGVLETIAKVFERRVNSAGSLATSTIGTAFMGNVFGSAMYVSLILTPKICAKNYDRLGYKRKNLSRNAEFGGTLTSGMVPWSDNGIYMASILGVATLSYAPFMWLSFICIIVTIVTSYMGWFVDKCEPTAPALETEEAAELTKQQA
- a CDS encoding YchE family NAAT transporter; amino-acid sequence: MQGLELAIFMQFFLGLVAAVNPIGIMPVFVSLTAHMPPEERNRTALQANIAVAVILIVSLVAGQMLLDMFSISLDSFRVAGGLLLLSIAFSMMSGKLGEDKQNKQEKSEYISKEQIGVVPLAMPLMAGPGAISSTIVYGSRYPAAIDTVGIGISIIAFATCSWLLFRSAPVIVRFLGQTGINVITRIMGLILGALGIEFIANGLRNLFPGLA
- a CDS encoding ion transporter, which translates into the protein MSRKPLKHHLYVIIFGTHTPAGRAFDISLIVAILASLLVLILESIPNVMTEWSQQLRYIEYSFTALFTLEYLLRLYCSPKPKSYATSFYGVVDLLAILPTYLAIIFPGASFMGVVRLLRVMRIFRILKLVRYLQDSNILLRSLLMARRKILIFFSTVGILVVIFGALIFIIEGPDNGFTSIPHSIYWAIVTITTVGYGDMVPQTALGKAIASLTMLLGYSILAVPTGIITAELSNEMNSHKELVKCPNCNRSGHDSDAIYCKHCASELADPDKRVVTEEKE
- a CDS encoding prepilin-type N-terminal cleavage/methylation domain-containing protein, which gives rise to MKANLKGFTLIELVVVIVIIGVLAVVAAPKFLNIQHDARASVMEGLGASVHTASDLAFEKAAVEGMEAQESYLIPDYGRVKFGYPAVEKGGMENFLAIDSGFHDLTTEWTWAAHNNGPVSDPDLWLITRSEYLSDVLPNDFNSAIEKTQCYVKYTAAMEANDDYKVEVFTDGC
- the asd gene encoding aspartate-semialdehyde dehydrogenase: MRVGLVGWRGMVGSVLMQRMVEEKDFDLIEPVYYSTSQIGIPAPVLGGKDAGLLQDAFDIDSLKQLDAVITCQGGDYTSKVYPALRQAGWKGYWIDAASTLRMDADSIITLDPVNLAQIQQGIHSGTNTFVGGNCTVSLMLMALGGLYEKGMVEWMSAMTYQAASGAGAKNMRELISQMGVINDSVSSELANPSSSILDIDKKVADTIRSSSFPTDQFGAPLAGSLIPWIDVKRENGQSKEEWKAGVEANKILGLDGQPIPIDGTCVRIGAMRCHAQALTIKLKQDVPMDEIEEIIATHNDWVKVIPNDRDITAQELTPAKVTGTMSVPVGRLRKMSMGNDFLNAFTVGDQLLWGAAEPLRRTLRIILAEKA